From the Caldisericota bacterium genome, one window contains:
- the cas3 gene encoding CRISPR-associated helicase Cas3' produces the protein MNNYSEFFEKTTESKPYEFQKRLFKTYLDESNILLKAPTGAGKTWASILPFIYIVGEGGVAPKKLIYSLPLRTLANSLYNEVSQNDIIKKMGLKVSLQTGEFPNDKFLESDIIFTTIDQTLSSILGFPYSLSKRQANINAGAIIGSYLIFDEFHLLDPSRSLTTSLNILKRLKQLSRFCIMTATISNGSVKGVNNFLETDSVILDDDEFNSISNLKNEKNIEVKNRPLYVNDILREHKKKTIVICNTVERTQKLYLELKKETDIDIICIHSRFFKKDRISKEKKIINIFGKDSDPDKEAILISTQVIEVGLDISCDTLHTEISPINSFLQRAGRCARFKNEKGRIFIYDVQENKNGKKSYLPYEKSLCLDTIKELRKENSLDYATGEKIVNAVLSDKEIKEIENAENLDFSRITRAWKENDKSVGRDLIRDVNSVNVVFLRKPNTIHSMYNYDAVSINPHTLESKLKMMAEQYEDEEEPLVSVIEESNIIDDFEITKLMMSEILIADIKLYPRVVLNPEYVNYNAELGLNFLLKGKTTIESSPQETEKKGLFGYKKETYEKHISNMIKIYETNFIDKIYYPLSKLWDKHHFTTDIDEMIKFMMIMHDYGKLNKEWQKIAIDFQKSKGNYNEGEILAHTDFNPTKDKLLEKLPPHSGIGAVVTFAILEDVIQEDNEFNIIAGVLASAIIKHHSTTSHTSIPYVIEDKGIKLVLEMINNYAPSFYKFDSKKKVIRKWNDMENLNNYTIDFSNPDEVFLYFILVRILRLCDQKSIIEED, from the coding sequence ATGAATAATTATTCAGAGTTTTTCGAAAAAACGACAGAATCTAAACCATACGAATTTCAAAAAAGATTATTTAAAACCTACTTAGATGAGAGTAATATTTTACTAAAAGCACCAACTGGAGCAGGGAAAACTTGGGCTTCTATTCTTCCATTTATCTATATTGTTGGAGAAGGAGGTGTTGCCCCCAAAAAACTTATTTATTCGCTTCCCTTACGAACACTGGCAAATAGTCTTTATAATGAAGTTTCGCAAAATGACATTATTAAAAAAATGGGATTGAAAGTTTCATTGCAAACAGGTGAGTTTCCGAATGATAAGTTTTTAGAATCAGATATAATTTTCACTACAATTGACCAGACTCTGAGTTCTATCCTCGGATTTCCATATTCTCTTTCAAAAAGGCAAGCTAACATAAATGCTGGTGCTATTATTGGTTCTTACTTGATATTTGATGAATTTCACTTGCTTGATCCTTCAAGGTCATTAACAACATCTTTAAATATTCTGAAAAGGTTAAAACAATTATCCCGGTTTTGTATTATGACTGCTACAATTTCCAATGGTTCTGTTAAAGGAGTTAATAATTTTTTGGAGACGGATTCGGTTATTCTTGATGACGATGAATTCAATTCTATCTCAAACCTTAAAAATGAAAAGAATATTGAAGTTAAAAATAGACCTCTATATGTGAATGATATATTAAGAGAACATAAAAAGAAAACCATTGTCATTTGTAATACCGTAGAGAGAACACAAAAGTTATACCTTGAACTTAAAAAGGAAACTGATATAGATATCATTTGTATACATTCAAGGTTTTTCAAAAAAGATAGGATATCTAAAGAGAAGAAAATTATCAATATTTTTGGTAAAGATTCTGATCCTGATAAAGAAGCAATTTTAATCTCAACTCAGGTTATAGAAGTAGGATTGGATATTAGCTGTGATACACTGCATACAGAAATCTCTCCCATTAATTCTTTTTTACAACGCGCAGGTAGGTGTGCAAGGTTTAAAAATGAAAAGGGAAGAATATTCATTTATGATGTGCAAGAAAATAAAAATGGGAAGAAGTCGTACCTACCATATGAGAAAAGTCTCTGTTTAGATACAATAAAAGAATTGAGAAAAGAAAACTCATTAGATTATGCTACAGGCGAGAAAATAGTAAATGCAGTTCTTTCTGATAAAGAAATTAAAGAAATAGAGAATGCAGAAAATCTTGATTTCTCACGAATAACAAGGGCATGGAAAGAAAATGACAAATCAGTGGGAAGAGATTTGATAAGAGATGTTAACTCTGTAAATGTGGTTTTCTTGAGAAAACCTAATACCATTCATTCTATGTACAACTATGATGCTGTCTCTATAAATCCACATACGCTTGAAAGCAAATTGAAAATGATGGCAGAGCAATATGAAGATGAAGAAGAGCCTCTCGTATCTGTGATAGAAGAAAGCAATATCATTGATGATTTTGAAATTACGAAGTTAATGATGAGTGAAATTCTAATAGCAGATATAAAATTGTATCCGAGAGTTGTTCTTAATCCCGAATATGTTAATTACAACGCCGAGCTTGGATTAAACTTCCTTTTAAAGGGCAAAACAACAATAGAATCAAGTCCTCAAGAAACAGAAAAAAAGGGATTATTCGGATACAAAAAGGAAACCTATGAAAAGCATATCTCTAATATGATAAAAATTTACGAAACTAATTTTATAGACAAAATTTATTATCCACTATCTAAATTGTGGGACAAGCATCATTTTACAACCGACATTGACGAAATGATTAAATTTATGATGATAATGCATGATTATGGAAAATTGAACAAAGAATGGCAAAAAATTGCCATAGATTTCCAGAAATCAAAAGGAAATTATAACGAGGGAGAAATACTTGCTCACACCGATTTTAATCCCACGAAAGACAAATTGCTCGAAAAACTGCCACCACATTCCGGAATTGGAGCTGTAGTAACCTTTGCCATTTTGGAAGATGTCATACAGGAAGATAATGAATTCAATATTATAGCAGGGGTACTTGCTTCTGCAATAATAAAACATCATTCAACAACCTCTCATACCTCTATACCTTATGTAATTGAAGATAAAGGAATTAAATTAGTTTTAGAAATGATAAATAATTATGCACCTTCATTTTATAAGTTTGATAGTAAAAAAAAGGTAATTAGAAAATGGAATGACATGGAAAATTTAAATAATTATACAATAGATTTCAGTA
- the cas6 gene encoding CRISPR-associated endoribonuclease Cas6 translates to MRIKITYESRKKGLLLPIHYNYYIESLIYHTFSKEVSEALHNEGFILDKRRFKLFTFSRILKKGQRVTGNQLKRLKKDLNIKNATAFYSHKKTDTEEALFFENAINFYFSSVKNFVVEDMGSRAISIPQSSLLNQNIFVVSIEVLAPPKFENKMNIKMLSPMTMYSTMKTSDENIKTYYYSPYEKEFSELITKNAKKKYKTAYSNDIEGNLQLTPLYFEERRNRAVVYFKNTRIDGWTGVFKLEGNPELIKITYDAGLGGKNPEGFGMWEPFRDKKF, encoded by the coding sequence ATGAGAATAAAAATAACTTATGAGTCAAGAAAAAAAGGATTACTCTTACCAATTCACTATAACTATTATATTGAATCTTTAATTTATCACACATTTTCAAAAGAAGTATCAGAAGCACTGCACAACGAAGGCTTTATTCTGGACAAACGCCGTTTTAAACTGTTTACATTTTCGCGCATCCTAAAAAAAGGACAACGAGTCACTGGTAATCAGTTAAAAAGGTTAAAAAAAGACCTAAATATCAAGAACGCTACTGCTTTTTATTCACACAAAAAAACAGATACCGAAGAAGCTCTCTTTTTTGAAAATGCTATTAATTTCTACTTTTCCTCTGTTAAGAATTTTGTTGTTGAAGATATGGGAAGCAGAGCCATATCTATCCCACAATCATCTCTTTTAAACCAAAACATCTTTGTTGTGTCTATTGAAGTTCTTGCTCCTCCAAAGTTCGAAAATAAGATGAACATAAAAATGCTTTCACCTATGACAATGTACAGCACAATGAAAACAAGCGATGAAAATATTAAAACATACTACTATTCGCCATATGAAAAAGAATTTTCTGAGCTTATTACAAAAAATGCAAAAAAGAAATACAAAACAGCGTACAGCAATGATATTGAAGGAAATCTACAGCTTACTCCTCTTTATTTTGAAGAGCGGCGCAACCGTGCCGTGGTTTACTTCAAAAATACGCGCATAGATGGATGGACAGGCGTTTTTAAGTTGGAAGGAAACCCAGAACTTATAAAAATTACTTATGATGCTGGATTAGGTGGAAAAAATCCTGAAGGTTTTGGTATGTGGGAGCCATTCAGGGATAAGAAATTTTAG
- a CDS encoding diguanylate cyclase, with the protein MKIQRKFQIIILLLLTVLSITSILISRNISTNIIKQQITNNLITATQSRAKHIETLLGQYEELTKMVATGIPFRNAVDESIDHAWRIEQVNRRIKSIIESHHEISRIRILDKEGIVIASSHEDIGIDKSTHEIFLKGKEGVFIGDLHLSSFTHKYVLSISAPILLNNQFAGVMVINFDADKELFKITTDRTGLGETGEVYLVNKDGYMITPSRFIDEVILKQKVDLIHTPTEEANPTEPSNTPPEDEIDIIKDYRGIEVLSMHTHIPEMGWCLVAEIDTQEVFAPVTKLTKSLLLMFAIILFIALFISSFISRTITGPLRKLHEGTEEIIKGNLDIKVGISSSDEVGQLSRAFDEMTVSLKKSREELEEYSRNLEKKVEERTRDLEIDISKRKKIEKKLEKLARIDSLTGCYNRRYGLELLDRQIKLSQRSKSPILLAFLDIDKFKSINDTYGHEEGDKVLKESVELFKSTLRDVDIICRMGGDEFLLIFPDNSLKEASLIRNRLEKNLSRLNKSIKKGYQIKFSMGFSEYLPNKPKTIDKLISIADQRMYEEKNKITE; encoded by the coding sequence ATGAAAATTCAGAGAAAATTTCAAATAATCATTTTATTACTTTTAACAGTTTTAAGTATAACCAGTATTTTAATTAGTAGAAATATATCCACCAATATTATCAAACAACAAATCACCAATAATCTGATTACCGCTACTCAATCCAGAGCAAAGCATATTGAAACATTATTAGGTCAATATGAAGAACTTACTAAAATGGTAGCAACCGGGATTCCTTTCCGAAATGCCGTAGATGAAAGCATTGATCATGCCTGGAGAATAGAACAGGTTAACCGAAGGATTAAAAGTATTATCGAATCACACCATGAAATATCCCGGATCAGGATTTTAGATAAAGAGGGTATTGTAATTGCCTCCAGCCATGAAGATATAGGAATAGATAAAAGTACTCATGAAATCTTCTTAAAGGGAAAAGAAGGAGTCTTTATTGGTGACTTACACTTGTCCTCATTTACCCATAAATATGTTTTAAGTATATCTGCCCCCATTTTACTAAATAACCAGTTTGCCGGAGTTATGGTAATAAATTTTGATGCTGACAAAGAATTATTTAAGATAACCACCGACCGCACCGGCTTAGGAGAGACCGGAGAAGTTTATCTGGTAAATAAAGATGGTTACATGATTACCCCTTCCCGCTTTATCGATGAGGTCATCCTCAAACAGAAAGTTGACCTAATACATACACCTACAGAAGAAGCAAATCCTACCGAGCCCTCTAATACTCCCCCGGAAGATGAGATAGATATCATTAAGGATTATCGAGGAATAGAAGTCTTAAGTATGCATACCCATATCCCGGAGATGGGCTGGTGCTTGGTTGCCGAAATAGATACCCAAGAGGTCTTTGCTCCAGTCACTAAATTGACTAAAAGCCTCCTTTTGATGTTTGCTATCATTCTATTTATTGCTCTATTTATCTCCAGTTTTATCTCAAGAACTATCACCGGACCACTTAGAAAATTACATGAAGGTACTGAAGAGATAATCAAAGGAAACTTAGATATTAAAGTAGGTATCTCCTCCTCTGATGAAGTAGGACAGTTATCCCGAGCCTTTGACGAGATGACTGTTAGTCTGAAAAAATCCAGAGAAGAGCTGGAAGAATACAGTAGAAATCTGGAAAAAAAGGTGGAAGAGAGGACCAGGGATTTAGAGATAGATATAAGTAAGAGGAAAAAAATAGAAAAAAAACTGGAAAAACTAGCTCGTATTGATTCATTAACCGGGTGTTACAATCGAAGATATGGACTGGAATTGCTTGATAGACAGATTAAACTATCCCAACGTAGCAAATCTCCTATATTATTGGCTTTTCTGGATATAGATAAATTTAAGTCTATAAATGATACTTATGGTCATGAAGAAGGAGATAAGGTCTTGAAAGAATCTGTCGAATTATTTAAATCCACTCTAAGAGATGTCGATATTATCTGTCGAATGGGAGGGGATGAATTTTTATTGATATTCCCGGATAATTCTCTAAAAGAAGCTTCTTTGATAAGAAACCGTTTGGAAAAGAATTTGTCTCGACTCAATAAAAGCATAAAAAAGGGTTATCAGATAAAATTCAGTATGGGATTCTCCGAATATCTTCCTAATAAACCGAAAACAATAGACAAATTGATAAGTATTGCCGACCAGAGAATGTATGAGGAGAAAAATAAAATCACGGAGTAA